In the Leishmania mexicana MHOM/GT/2001/U1103 complete genome, chromosome 34 genome, cgccacctcctctAACATCCGACGCTTTGCTGCGATGCAATGCCGCGCTTGGTGGCGCGAACGGGCTCGTGCTCTCCGCAAGCAGGCCAGCAGGTGGTGGGTGCGCTGTACCTTCCAGATGTTCTGTGGCCGCATCGGATCGCGGGAGTCTTAGGGGGATGCGTCGGACAGAACGTCTATTGTCTTGACCGCGTGCGGTTCTGCGCCCTCCGTCGGCGTACCGTATGCGCCACGTGACACGTCCCGCGCGGTGCAGCCGGATTTATTGATCCCTCATAGCGCATGCGCGCGACAGCTGTGATACAGAGAGGATTGTGACCTGCACATGACCGTCGACTGCTTTACACATCACCCGCCTGTACGGATAGCAGACGGGCTCACAGTGATCGCTCGCCGACGGCCTTGCCTACACGAGGCATCCACTTCACGACAGAAGACCCTCGCCCCCATAGCCCAGAAAGAAGCAGGAGGGCGTGGAAACACGCTCGGCGGCCCGTAATAGCGCTGTCCTCCTGATGACTCAGGGCGGCAAGGGTGCTCGTATCGGCGGCCCGCACTCGGTGCCGTCAGCCGCGCCCTGGCAACACGCCGTTGTGCGCACTCCGCTTATgcgccagcgacgacgcaCGCAGCGCGTTGCTAGCACGTCCCACGGCAGTCTGCAATCTACTGCttgcgtcgccgcggcaggagaacgcgacggtggcgctgctgacggtTCGGAGGGGGACGACCTGCGGTATAGGGCGGCCTGTGGCGTCCCGAAACAGGTACTCGTGACTCACCCGTAACACAAGGAAGCCGCGCTGGTtagcgccagcaccgcttTCTACGCTGAGACGAATTCGGCGTGAACTCCTCGTCGGTGAAAGACTGTGGAGTGGAGCCGGCTGAGGTGCTCTGCGAGatccagcgcctgcaggGTGCACATGATGTGTCGGCTCTGCCCCGCTTTCCGAATGGCCCCTTCTCCTCAAAAGCACTGCCTCACTCGACTGGGATGCTGCTGAGGTGATGCGAGCGAGTCGACTCGAGGCGTGGCACTTCCTGAATCAGGCGCGGAGGCACTTCGACCGTCCCCGGGCGACGAGGATAGTGAAAaaagcgccgcctcctctgctctcctTTTCAAACCATTCTCGCCTCTACCCGTGGATGGTCGCATGGTAGACCACGAGAacacggaaaaaaaacgaaaaactGAACTACTGTGAGGGCCACAGCGATGCGCATGTCTCCGTCACCGCTTCTTTGGAGAATTGAGCGGGAGGGGCAACCGCGTTCGGCTCCTTCTGTGTCTCTGAATCTCTGCGTCCTCCCTGGGACGTGCATGCCACGTGGAACTTCGTGCAGCGGAGGACACAACAGAAGACTTGCAGAGCTACACGCTTAGAGTTGCTTGCGCAATCCCTTGTCTCCTCGTTGCTTATCGCGTCATGTGCAGGATACGTGTACtcaccccccaccctcctcgtCTCTTTGCTTCCTTCCGGGAGTGGCatcccgccgctgcgcagcgaaGGTACGCGAGCAGAACAAGAGTCTCCTCACTTGTAACCGAGGCGCCATGCGGGTGACTGTGCGACAATGCAACGTCTTTGACCCGGCGTTCATGCGCAAGGTGAAGCGTACTCTCAGCGCCTACAAAGGCTCCATGGAAACGTCGGCAAAGAAGTCGATGTCGCGTGAGGCGTTCGTGGACATTGACGAAAAAGGCGCCGCGTGGTACCTGGGCCACATGCAGTCGGCTGCTAACATGCTTGCCGACAAGGTGAAGGACGCGGACTTCATTCTCGAGATACGCGATGCACGGCTGCCCTTTACGACGGAGAATCCAAATATTCGCAAACTGACCGCCGGGAAGCCACGTCTTATCATCTTCAACAAGGCGGAGCTGTCAAACGAGGACAGCAATCGCGCGATTCAGGAATACTACGAACGGAACGGGGCCTTTGCGCTCTTCACCAGTGCGCGGCGATGCTGGAAGGACgtcgtggaggcggtgcagcgcttcACCACGCACAttctgccgccactgccgtatAAGACAGTCGCCCACGTTGGGCTTGTCGTGGGGATGCCGAATGTGGGCAAGTCGACGTTGATCAACTCTCTGAGGCTCGCCCACGAGTATCAGTTTCACCGTGAAGACTTCCGCCGCTCCCGATCACCTGAGACGGTCTCCATCACACCAGGCACCACGCGCGGCATGAAGCTGGTCCCTCTCTCTAAGGACCCACCCGTGGTACTGTACGACACACCAGGTCTCACACTGCCCGGCTGCTTCACGAAAGAGTCGGGGTTGAAGCTGGCGGCGTGCGGCATCATCCCCACCAACGACGTTTCCCTTCCGCAGGGCATGGTAGCGCGCTACATCTACGACATACTCGTTGCGTCCGGCTCATCTGAGCACATGGCTGAGTGTCTGCACCTTCCGCGCGTGCCAATCAGCTTCGATGACTGCGTCGCAATGATCTGtgagcgcagcggcacaagtGGGCACACCGAAATGGGCAACCTAGACCCCGTTCGCGCGCACCGGTTCTTTGTGCACGACTTCACCATGGGCAACCTGGGAAAGATCACTCTCGATGTGCTACCccggcgcgtgctgcgcagTGCTCAGTCGTCGATTCCGCTGCTGGAGGGCggaagcagcaccgcagccacGGACGGTGCGCAAGCCGCCGTGGGCGATGATGATGGGTATGTCTGGACGCACCATGTGGAGACGAGCGACGTGGTCGAGCGCTACCCAGACCACATGCGCGAGGTTCTGCAGTCGCTGAAGGGCCCACTTCATCACGACGGGGTGCCACGCCGGCGTGGGGCACCGTCCGTGAAGAGCGTAGACAGCCCGTCCGACTGTACCGTCATCAGCCGCAAAAAAGGACCTGTTAGTCGAGCCACGGCGTTCGATGAGCAACTAAAGCGCCACACGCGATTGGCGCCAGGACGGTGATGAATTTGATATGTGCCGGAAAAGATGCGCTCCCCACTGCTTGCTTCTGCGCATGTGAGTTCCTCCAGCCGCCGATGCTTTTGCTGTGATgctctgctgttgctgtgccGTATGCGCGAGCTTCCCTCACCCTTCTTTCCGACCACCACACCGAGTTTTTGGTGAAACTAACCAACACGAAGAGTCACAAAAACTTTCTGAACTGTCTTTATGCCTCACGCCATTATGGATATTCGCTGTCCCTACGAGGAAGCGGGGTGTAACTAGCTCCActtccacccccctccccccccacacacaacCGCACCGGGGAGGGCATTTAGGCGAAGCGTCAAAAGACGACTGTGTCGCCTCTCCTGTTGTGCACTGCTCTAAAGCAGAAAGGGGACACGCCCCGTGTGTATGCTCGCCGCGAGCTCAGCGTgagcgcacacgcccacacagaGTATTCTGTGGCGCCCCTCCTCTGTCACTCTCTCTGATGTTTGTGCCTTTCCTGACTACGTTCTTTTGTTTCTATGCCCTTCTGCAGGGAAAACAAGGGGTCatccgtgcgtgcgcacaggaGGAATACCTGCACTTGGAGGCTGCCGCTCCTGGCTCTTGTTTCAGTCCCATCGCCGCAGTAATGGCCAACAcatccgccgctgcctccaatgagctgcgccgcacccaGCAGTACCTTGTGGAAGTGATTGACGAGTGCGTCTTCGTTGAGCGCCAACGCGAGCTGACAGAGCGTCGGCTTTCCTCTCAACTAGAGGCGCAAAAAACTCTCGTTAACGACCTATTCGTGGCGCTCCACGATGTGTGCCGATACACGTCCACCATGGAGGACGCCATCTTacccacgctgctgcacactTTACCGGCCTCATCGCCTGCGCACCAGCAACTTCTTAAGTTCCGCAGCAGCGTTCGTGACGCGCTCATACGCCTTTGGAAAGGCCGTGGCGGCCACCGAGAAGACAGCGTGCTCCTCCCCGCCACACCGCGAACGTATAGCGGCTCGAGAGCGGCGGACGTCCCCATCATATCACCCGACCACGTAACCGAGGCTGGTGCACAGGTGATGCAGCGACTCGTCGAGCACGAGGCTCGCCTGTTGGACGCCCTGGCCAAAGCCACGGCCAGGATCGAGGCGAcgcgcgcggctgccacgGCAGAAAACGGCGAGTTAGAGGCACTTCGTGCGCGCATGAACGAGCTTACCCGGGTCGTCAACAGCGGCAATTCAGGGTGGTTGCAAGCCTCACCGGAAGCCTctgctgcgcaggcgctAGAGGACGTGTCGCCAGCCACTGCACGATTTGCAGAAGCACGTGTACTGGCGTACGAAAAAACAGCGCAAGCACTGAACAACGAGCTTGCTCTACTGCATGAAAACTATGCAGCGCTCTCGCGCGCCAGAACCCGAGAGGTGGAGATGCTGAAGCAACACATGAGGGACAACCAACGCAAGCACGAGGACCAGATTGCTGAGTGTGACGCGGTGCTAGGCCGGGTGTCCATGGAACTTGAGCAGATGATCCAGGAAAATGCGCAGCTGAAGCACAAGCTGCGTATGGCAGCCGAGCCTGAatgacggcagcagcgaaacTGTCGCTTGTGTGGGTGGAAAGCGAAGCTCTCCCCTTTATGCTCCGCCCCAGCGCTACGTGAGGCGTACGCGAGCGCTTTCGCGCGTTTCCTACAACTATGCATCACGTGGAAAACCAACAAACGCGCAAGGCCGTCAACAATGCAGTCTTCGAAGGGAATGCCAGACTCTGCTCAGCCATCAGCTGCACTCCTGCTCGGGATTGACGACCGGTCTCCATCCTCGAGCGCTCAGCACCTACCCTCATTAACCTGAACATAAGCTtttgcatgtgtgcctgtgtgtggaCGCTGCAGCCCGTCTCTCGTCTCGAAGCTTCCTTGGATGTCCGTGAATCATTCCGAAGGATGATCGGCTCAAAATGGTTTATTCATTCTTTCATCTCTGCAATCTCTCATctgtctctcctccaccAACGCATATCTTACCTCGGTGGATATTCTTGTTCTTTGGGGGGGGGTCGTCGCgcgcccctcctctgcttTGCCTCTTTCGCATAtcctcgttttcttttcacTGTGTTTCGTGACTGTGCTGTGTACACCACATGCGGTAACGGACGATGCTGCCCAGTGGTGCAAGCacctcttttcttttcgccTTTCTTCACCGCGGTGATGGCATCTGAAGAGCAGCCTCGATGGACGCGGCTACCGATCCGGACGCGTCCGCATCGGAATCCGCTCGCCGAGAATGACGACGAGCACCCGGAGTGCCCGGCACAGTTCGCGGAGCGCTTCTCGGAGTTCTACCCTGGTATGGTCAACCCAGTGGTTGAGTTCGTCGACATCGGTTGCGCATTTGGGGGCATGCTCTTCTCGCTTGCGGCGGTGTTCCCCACAACGTGCATGATGGGGCTCGAGATTCGCCCGAAGGTGGTTAGCTTTGCTCAGGAGAAGGCACTGGCGCTGCGTCAGGAGAACGCGGCGTCCTTGACACAGCACTATCGCAATATATGGTTTGAGCAAATGAATGTAATGAAGTTTGGGTCCAACTGCTTTACGAAAGGCCAGGTGTCTCGTCTGTTCTTCTGTTATCCGGACCCGCACTGGAAGCGCAAGAACATCCGTCGTCGCATCATTTCGCCGGGCTTGGTGCAGGAGTACGCGTACTGGCTGCGCCACGGTGGTCTGGTGTACACCGTCTCGGATGTAGCTGAACTAGAGGAGTGGATGGTACAGTGTCTCGACGACTCGCCACTGTTTCGCCGTttgacggaggcggagctcagCACGTCTGAGCATAAACAAATCCTCGAAATTGTGACCGGTGCCAGCGAGGATGCACAGCGCACGGCGCGCAAGGGCCTGCAGAAGCACTTCGCcgtgcacatgcgcatctGAGTTGCCATCGAACTCCAACGGTTGTGCCCGTGCCTGTATGTGCGGATTGTGTTGAAAAGTGGTACGTTTTCCGTCGAGTAAGCTGATAAACAGTTTCTACATTCATAAGCGTGGCTCCCGTTCCGATCTGCTGCACAGGTCGAGCAAGGCCCCCTCCGAACATCTGTACGCACACAAACGACCGCCTGTGAGTCTCAGCAGTTGGTTATCTCTATCAAAGATCCCCTGCTTTGGGGGGTGGGTTGGTGCTCACAGTGCGGGAAAGTCGCGTAAAGAGTGATGCCTGAACCAGCTCTAACGCTTCCTCTTCGCTTCTTATGTGCCCGCCTTCCTTTGCCGAGCAGGTGGTGTGTGTTAGAGGCCGCTCAACTCCACTCACCCACCTACACACGCGATGCCGTCCCCTCTTGCCACTCATAcgtctccgcctctgcgctACCATCGTACGgtgcctcttcttccccaTCCCCGACTCTTGTgctccgcgccgtcggcTCTCTCCTGCGACCCCcagcctctctcctctctttgCGTGACTCTTCCCGTCTGTCAGCTCTCCTCCATTGTGCTTTCGTGCTTCATCGCGGTTCTCTTTATGTTCCGCTGCCAATCGTGATGCATCAACACCTGTCAcagaaatatatatatacacacacatacaccccCTGTCAGCTGCCCTGCCAGGACCCACTCAAGAGGCAATGTCTCCTGCGCCTGTGCTTCTGTTTCGCGCGTAGTTGTACcgaacaaaagaaaaagaagtcCGTGGTTCCACAGCTCTCTGGAAATCACCTGTCCTTTGTGACCTCTGTGCCTTCTCGTGACATGAAAGCACGGACGAGGGGCGTGTGCCCGTTTGTAGGTACTTTACTGGGCGAATGAGTCGCGGAGTCAAATGATGTTGAGTAGGCGAGAGCTGGTGAAAGGGCTTGGCGGTCCATGGAGGTGCTTGCGACGTGTCGTGAAGAAGGGATCTCAGAGGTCGGGTCGTTTGACGGCTGTTCCCCGGAGCCTCCTCCATTTCTCCCCGCGCTCTCTTGCAGGGATGCCGTGGTGTGTACTGGTGCCTCGTACGCTCCCATTGTTTTGGTCTGCTATCCTTGTTTGTAtgtgctcctctctctctatccccccttctcttctgctTGCATagccaccccctcccccaataTCATTGCGGTGAAGCACATCGAAATGGCGTGCCCGGACGACGTAGTGGAGGGCCCACTCCTGAAGACCCAtctattttttttctcctccccACTCGGCAATTTGTTGCGTGCCGCAGAATGCGGTGACGAGTCCGTGCTGAACTACTGTTTTCTTCTACGTCTTTTcgctcgttttttttttacgtgGCGGCGGTATGTGTCTAACCTGCCCGCTGCCTTTCGCCTCCCCTGATCGaatgctgcgccgcttcactgtctgcggtggtgcgcctTCTGCTATTGTGTCGAgtgttttgttgttgcgtAGTCTCCTGTGACGCGCTCTTGCCACCCTTTTTTTCTTATTTGTGCTCCCCTTGAGGTTTCACCGCTGACACATTCGACCATGACTCCTCGCTGTCCCTCGTTTAATGTTTTTTGGGGGCCCGCACGTAGGGGCAAACTCAGTTGCAAACGCTGCGGCTTTACgatcgtgtgtgtgtgtgtgtgcctgcgacCAATGATCAGACCCTGCTCAGTGTGTGATACGGTCGTCACCTCTCTCACGAGGCTGTGCAACATTCGGAAGCCTGTGAATATTTTTTGTTTGTATGTTACTAGCATATCCCCGAGCGTCGTGTGCAGTGATGTGCTGAAGACTCTGCCGGAGAGGATGCGCATTTTTATTTCTCCCCATTGCCTTACACTGAGTTCAGTCTGTCCCCCCGGCCAAAATGGTTTGTGCTTCGCCACATAAAGCTCTGTATCAAAATGCAGCTGTCGCTTCAGGGAGCACCACAGACGTATGCGCGGTCACCGCCGACCAAAATCCCGGATGAgaacccctccccctgttcacccctccccctcgtttGGGCAGAACAAGCGAAGCCCGCGtactttctctctctctgtgtgctgGGTCGTGAGTGTGGTCAACTCTTTTCTTGAACTCCCTCTTGTGTTCAAGGTTCGAAAAGCGACGATCAATCGCCAGCGCTCGCGCCATCAGATCAGCATATTACCAAATCGTTATCCTTCAATCTTTTTCGTACCCCGATTGACGGGTGAATGCACGTGTTCGCGCTGGTACTGCTGTCATTGGTCACCGGGCTGATGCTCGCTGTGCCAGGACGAGGTGCTAGCAAGTGCTTTGTCACAGACACAGCCCCGACTGTTCCGTTTGGGCTACAGCTGTGCTACATGCACTCGCACAATGCGTGCTGCCTCCCTGGCAATGATAAAGATGTTCAGACGGCATACTCTGCCTTGGTGCCAGAGGGGCAGGGCTGTGTCGCGGGCAGTCAGCGCATCTACACCTCGCTCtacgcgctgcgccagtATCTTTGCCTGCCCTGTGATCCCAAAGAACCCTTGTACCGCTTCGAGAGCGTAAAGGGCGACATAGTAGACGGTGGCCTCGTTCCGCCGTCCACCAACTCCGTTGCTGGGGAGCAGACGTGGCGCATTTGCCGTTCCTTCCTCTATGGCAAAGAGGGCACTCGGGAAGGGCTGTGGGGCGTCGATGGCTCTCGCTACGCTGAGTGCGGCGTCATTGTGAGCTCGTGCATGTCCACCCCCGTCTTCAACAtaaccgccgcctcctttcATTCACCGTCGCCTTCGTGCGTAGCGTCGAATGAACTCATCATTCCGTCCATCACCTTCCGTGGCTCCCCTAACCCGGCACTCGAGATGCTCTCAATGGTAACGCAGAGCATTCCAGAGTTTCAAATCGTCGTTGTGAACGATAGCGATCCAAACTACGACTACGACCAGACGCCGTGCTTCGGGCGTGACGCCACCGCGACAGTCAACTCAGCGACGCTGTGGCGGTGGGTGTCGGTAGTGGCACTCGCGCTGTTACTCTGGTTCTGAGGTGGAACCCCCATGTGTACAAGAAGGCGCGCAGTCGGCTTTTCGCTAAGGCCACTTTACTAGACATCAAGCTCACGGTGGAGAAAAGGCTCGCGCCTGAGATATCCAGCGTGCGATGCGCTGGCAACAACcgcgtgcaggcggcggctgtaCCGCCTGTGAAATTGTTTGCATCACTAAAGAGGGCAAGTGATCACTTGTAGAGTAACTGTATACAGCGCCGCGTTCCCTTCCAGCTCTTCAttgcttttcttttcatGTCATTTTGTGTGCTTTCCTCGAGGGAGGTGTGCAGCGGCCAATGCAAGGTGAATGGTAGTCTTTTGCACATGCTCTGCCTACTGCAAGCGTCGTGAATGACATCACCTTTGCACCGCCGTTCCGTCGCACACTCTCTCCATTGGCTTCCGTCTTGTTCGTCTCCCATCTTCCTCAACTCCGGTGTGCAGAGGCAAATACAAAATGCACAGCTTTGCGTGTGGAGCTCGCTCTGCGTGTCCTCGTCTGCGGCTGTTTGGCATCTGCGTTgagcggcgcgcgcacggTTATCAACCGTAACGCCGAATCTGCTTACGCTGTGTGCTGAAAGGTGTTGCGCACATTTCCTTCCATAGCATCCGGACAGTGGAAACACGGCGGCCAACTCTCCTATGGTTCTCGACACGCGACCCCCAGAAGcccctcccctaccccccccccatacAAACACACCTGCTTCGAGACTTCCTTACATTCCCCCGCCGAGTGCTACAGTTTTGTCTGCTACCTCCGCTCCTTGTGCTGCTCTACTTCCACATCCCTCTCGATTTCTCTCACATTAATCCGTCGCTCTCGCTGTCACTCCTGCCGTATATGCCGACAAGTACACCACAGAGGTTCGTGTgactttttcttcttcgctaTTTTGGCTACCGTGGATGCCGCTATCTGTTGACTCTAGCGCAACCCTTCTTGCCGTTGCGCTCGTCGTTGTCCATATCGTGATCGTTGGTGGCATCTTCGCCCATTTATGGTCACATGTTCCGAAGAAGCACGTGCAACCCGCTTTGTCGGCGGAGGAGCGCGTCGCGATTCGCCAGAAGATGCGCAAGAGTCACTGAGGGTCTCAGTCTTgtcggtggtgctggcgtcCGTCGCGCTTTTCCCTGTTGCTGAAAGCCTGCGACAAGGGtgaaaaggggggaaggggtgcgCGAACAATGATGTGCCGATTCGCAGGGAGTCAACGTGCTCACCGCCACTTCAACGGCATGCTTCGCCACGCACTGACCTTCTCTTTGCCCCGTCGTGTTCCCCTGCTTATTTCAGATCTCGAAACGGGTCATTGCAGGCCTTTGCCTTCCCCCACCCGCCGCCTTGACGATTGCCCGCGACGACGGGGAACCCCACTCGGGCGACggcaaaaaagggggagggcataCCTGGGCCCACCTGCTCGCGCGAGTCGTGCCACCGAGGGCGTGGGTAGAAGGATGCCGGATCGGCACACGCCCCCACGCTAAACCGGAAACTCGCCAGCGGGGCCGGGCTGGGTGGGTGCGCGGGGGTGGGCCGTATGCTTCACCTTCTGGTattcttctctcttcttctgctCTCCACTTCGTCGTGAGTATGTGTCATCGTCAGACCGTGCCACACTACCTGTTGATTGCGTCAGGGAGACAATTCACGTGCACACAATGATGAAGGCGATAGCGAGCTGTCGTCTGTTGCGGAACAGATGGAAGCTGCGTGGCCCCACAGGGATTGCAAACCCCGACAAGGCGATTGCATGGGGTCGAATCAGCGCACGCGGTAGCAGCAGCCAGTACGACAAGGGCATAGCTCCCCAAGTGGAAGGAAAGGCTCGCTCAACCAATCGAACCGGCCCTAGAGGACTTATCCGGGGCTTTGCACACGAGGAGCAAGTCCCACCTCTGCCCAGCAGCTCGAAGAAGTGACCGGGcttcccaccaccacgaaTGGAAAAAGCAAATATGCGCTTACTAGACACATCACACTCGACGCTGAAAGGGTAGACGGGGtgggcgaaaaaaaaaagggggagtGCGTGGCGGTCGGTGTTACACGCGTGAGAGTTCATTTGCTAGGCACCCTCGAAGGCGCAGGCGTGCTTATGTGTGAGTGCACCCTTGCTTCCTCCTGGTACTCGATGTCTGCCGGAACCCACCTGGTTCGGCGCGCTTTATTCTCTGCGCTTGTGGAGGtacgcatgcgtgcgcgaTCCGGCGAGACCCTCGGTTGAAGCTGCACCTCGTGTAACTAGACGCGGCGACGACCTACAGCCTCCCCGTGAAGCGTGCttctttctcttttctttttctggCTGGGGCACTCAGCGCGCGGCCTAGACAGTGTCGAAGCGCCAATGCCAGTGGTGagttgcgccgctgccaaaCAGCTCTTCTGGATATCTCGGATACTATGGAAACACCGCTACCTTCCCCACTTCACTGGTTCTCTCATCTATCCCCCGATATTTCGATTCGTCTCACCATCACAGCCGTGGCACTCACGTAGGTGCCGTCTACATGACTGCTGGAAGCAGGGTCATCAGAATGCTCATCTTTACCTTTCTTGTGCTTGCTACGCTCGCCCTTCTTTGTCATCATCGAAAACGTGCGTACGCTAGGAACACGGTCGGCTTCTTGCATGCTGCAGCAGGGGCAGGTGGGGGTGGCGAACGTGTGTTGTGGGCCGCCTTGGACGGACTGCAGCACGCAGATGCAGCCAAAGGGGTGAAGCGGCAATATGTAGTCTTTACAAACGAATACAAGCCAGCAGACAGGCTGTCGGCCGAGTCATCCGACCAACATCTCCTTTCCCTCGTCGAAAAGCAGTTCAGCATCTGCCTTCTTCGGCCTGTGCGCTTTATCTACTTGCGCCAAGCCCTTACCCGGTGGCTGAGTGGTGACGCCTACCCACGTCTCACGTTGTTCTTGCAAATCTTCTGGGGCGGAGCGGCCCTCTTCTATGAGGTGGCGGTCGCAAATGCGGTGACCCCGATCGTGGTGGAGACAGTTGGTGTGCCACTTGTTTATCCTCTGTTACGGCTTCTTGCCGGGTGCACGGTGATCTCCTACACGCATTACCCCAtcgtctcctccgccatgacgcagcgtgtgcgcagcgGGGAGGTGAGCCACACTAACTCACCGACCGTGGCACGGAATCggatgctgcgctgcgccaaaGTCGTCTATTACGATGTTTTGTCGCTCCTGTATCGCTGCATGGGCTTTTTCCCAAACGTGGTTCTGACAAACTCGTCATGGACGCAGAACCACGTGCAATCTATTTTTTGGCCACGCACGTGCATTCGGCTGTACCCGCCGTGTGACGTTGCTGGCTTTGCCGCGGGGTCACAgccgcctgcgctgcgcaaCAACCGCATCGTCAGCGTCGGCCAGTTCCGACCAGAGAAGAATCACATGCTGCAGCTTGTAGCTTTTCAtgcagcagtgccgcagctgccgaggGATGCCAAGCTCGTCATGATCGGCGGCGTACGCAACGCGGACGACCGGAAACGTGttgagcagctgcacgtgcgcgcaaAAGAACTCGGAATCGAAAAGCAGGTCGAGGTTCTCGTGAATGCGACAGTAGCGGAGGTGCGAGCTGAACTGGGAAAGTGCGTCATTGGGCTTCACACCATGCGTGACGAGCACTTTGGCATTGTGCTGCTAGAGTACCTCGCTGCCGGCTGCATCCCTCTCGGACACCGGAGCGGTGGTGTCGAACTTGACATTCTCAACTCTCCCGATTTGGGCTTTCTGGCCGTTACGGCGGAAGAGTACGCAGCGGCCATGGCCGAAATCTGTGAAATGCGGCTGCGCGATCCGGACCGGTACGTTCAGTTCCAGAAACGCGGCAGCGAGCATGTCAGGTCATTTGACGACAGCAGCTTTCGAACTCGTTTTGTCGAGCTGGTCAGCGAATATGTCTACGCCTGCTAGCAAGCCCGTATCCGGATTCTTTTGATATCTGTTGCACGCTCAACATGGGCGATGCCCATTCTGTTCGACAGGGAATGGATACtgaggcgaagaagagcacgcacgcgtcgcttgggcgtggcgccgctcccAATTCACTACTGCAGAACAGCAGAAGATCACTGGACAATATCCTAAAGTCGCGCCTCACAGTGCACGGCATCTGCTACGCTCGTGCATCGCATCGCTACTGATTCTGTGCGCCTCCCTTGCATGTCAGCTTGGAGACAttcctctccttcccacAGACTGCGCGCTACTGTGCACTGGGAGGGTGAGTGCCGTGTGTCTCCATGTCCTGTGATGTCTGCGTTGTGGACTTCTCTCTCACCATCGCGACCAAGAAAACCTGTTTgtccgcctcccctccctcctcttcctccccgaCTTCTTTGCACTCTTTTCTCttgctggagcggctgcccAGCCAGAACACACAAACGCTTGCAGAATTTGCGCCCATCTCATTCCCCCACCTGGACCCACCACTGCGCGTTGTCCTCGCACCACGTACTCGTgtgtttctcttctctcaACCCCCTTTGCCTGTTTATACTCCACGCCATGTCGTACCGATCGAGCGAAGCGAAGAAGGAGGAGTTCCGGAAGTACCTGGAATCCACGCAGGTAGTCGACGCCCTCACCCGCGTCCTGGTCAACTTGTACGAAGAGGAACAGAAACCCGAGGACCCGGTGGACTACATCAAGCGGGTTCTTGGTGGTGCTTCGTCGGCCGACTACGAGGCACTGCAGCAAGAAAacgcgcgtctccgcgcagAGGTGGAATCGCTAAAGAAGCAGCTAAGTGGCCAGGCGCAGTAACGTGCCGCCGTGCCATTCTCTCGAGAGAGGTGCTGTAGCGTCTGTTCGTGCGTGAGCGCCCTCttttcctcttcccccttctcctcccccgtGCCCCTCCTGTCCATGCGTAGGTGACA is a window encoding:
- a CDS encoding putative methyltransferase; amino-acid sequence: MASEEQPRWTRLPIRTRPHRNPLAENDDEHPECPAQFAERFSEFYPGMVNPVVEFVDIGCAFGGMLFSLAAVFPTTCMMGLEIRPKVVSFAQEKALALRQENAASLTQHYRNIWFEQMNVMKFGSNCFTKGQVSRLFFCYPDPHWKRKNIRRRIISPGLVQEYAYWLRHGGLVYTVSDVAELEEWMVQCLDDSPLFRRLTEAELSTSEHKQILEIVTGASEDAQRTARKGLQKHFAVHMRI
- a CDS encoding putative glycosyl transferase, which gives rise to MLIFTFLVLATLALLCHHRKRAYARNTVGFLHAAAGAGGGGERVLWAALDGLQHADAAKGVKRQYVVFTNEYKPADRLSAESSDQHLLSLVEKQFSICLLRPVRFIYLRQALTRWLSGDAYPRLTLFLQIFWGGAALFYEVAVANAVTPIVVETVGVPLVYPLLRLLAGCTVISYTHYPIVSSAMTQRVRSGEVSHTNSPTVARNRMLRCAKVVYYDVLSLLYRCMGFFPNVVLTNSSWTQNHVQSIFWPRTCIRLYPPCDVAGFAAGSQPPALRNNRIVSVGQFRPEKNHMLQLVAFHAAVPQLPRDAKLVMIGGVRNADDRKRVEQLHVRAKELGIEKQVEVLVNATVAEVRAELGKCVIGLHTMRDEHFGIVLLEYLAAGCIPLGHRSGGVELDILNSPDLGFLAVTAEEYAAAMAEICEMRLRDPDRYVQFQKRGSEHVRSFDDSSFRTRFVELVSEYVYAC